The proteins below come from a single Thermocrinis sp. genomic window:
- a CDS encoding bacterio-opsin activator codes for MNLHFKPSEDNTEVLVLRVFLKSVEILGGLQNLVKHKIANWLPSLLIACYTVVLKEEYMKTEQEIAQQLNITLQTVKNILRAEPSKDTMGVIEGVSEKEGKDMNVQTAGSVAKIAYRQIKNGLDDVRLSLELSKSLVKALDITWAYLILKKLKWNDFPIESPQDVKEKVKKVYIKGRLAEEILEELDYPINTPMELIKLIKENLKMYGLE; via the coding sequence ATGAACTTACATTTCAAACCGTCGGAAGATAATACAGAGGTATTGGTCCTAAGGGTATTTCTAAAAAGCGTGGAAATACTGGGTGGTTTGCAGAATCTGGTAAAGCACAAAATTGCAAATTGGCTTCCATCACTCCTCATAGCTTGCTATACTGTGGTTTTGAAAGAAGAGTATATGAAGACAGAACAAGAAATAGCTCAGCAGTTGAATATTACCCTTCAAACGGTAAAGAACATTTTAAGAGCTGAACCTTCAAAGGACACCATGGGAGTGATTGAGGGAGTTTCAGAAAAGGAAGGAAAGGATATGAACGTGCAGACCGCAGGAAGCGTAGCAAAAATAGCCTACAGACAAATAAAAAATGGTTTAGACGACGTTAGACTATCACTAGAACTCTCTAAAAGTCTTGTGAAAGCCTTGGATATAACCTGGGCATACTTAATTCTGAAAAAGTTAAAATGGAATGACTTTCCTATAGAGTCTCCTCAGGATGTAAAGGAAAAAGTTAAAAAAGTTTACATAAAGGGAAGGTTGGCGGAAGAGATTCTAGAGGAACTTGATTATCCCATAAACACTCCTATGGAGTTAATAAAACTCATAAAAGAAAACTTAAAAATGTACGGACTTGAATGA